In the genome of Cryptomeria japonica chromosome 8, Sugi_1.0, whole genome shotgun sequence, one region contains:
- the LOC131857596 gene encoding uncharacterized protein LOC131857596: MGGAETIESYDKWFAQHHPIPLTNPDILVLRRQKEFLGDEEDKDDEDYKGEEDDEEGDREEEEDDQDDREEVDEEGDGEEEGSPIQVDQAEDEPLQDIPIENERAQVEELQI, translated from the coding sequence ATGGGTGGCGCAGAAACTATAGAAAGTTATGACAAATGGTTTGCACAACACCACCCGATACCACTGACAAATCCTGATATTCTAGTTCTGAGGAGACAAAAGGAATTCCTAGGAGATGAGGAGGATAAGGATGACGAGGATTATAAGGGagaggaggacgatgaggagggAGACAgagaggaagaagaggatgatcaGGATGACAGAGAGGAGGTCGATgaggagggagatggagaggaGGAGGGGAGCCCCATACAAGTGGACCAAGCAGAGGACGAGCCATTACAGGATATACCCATTGAGAATGAAAGAGCCCAAGTGGAGGAGCTACAGATATAA